One Prunus dulcis chromosome 8, ALMONDv2, whole genome shotgun sequence DNA window includes the following coding sequences:
- the LOC117612104 gene encoding trihelix transcription factor GT-2-like codes for MPAVDVPAPDSSSTMLAAGSSSGEGVVGVVREGSHETTAVLSNSVQEDKDGRVDDLGDRNLYGGNRWPRQQTLALLKIRSQMDAAFRDSSLKAPLWEDVSRKLGELGYYRSAKKCKEKFENVYKYHRRTKEGRSGKQEGKTYRFFDELEAFDQQNNHPSVPPKPQVLLWPNNNHHPNNPTVVSHVITSAVPLSSTPNMMATTNGSHLNGSHISPPPINSLPPQVTKPVNLSHQNLNGFKPSLATSNLFSSSTSSTASDEEFQVQQSGKKKRKWKYFFRRLTKEVLEKQEKLQEKFLEAIAKSEHQRTVREEAWRMQEMARLDKEHQILAQERSSAAAKDAAVIEFLQKVSGQQNVTNNIQAIEVNRTIPSRPQPLPVLMPPPPPAPVAVITTSFEVPRLDKGDNSTLPPGSTRWPRVEVEALINLRTCLDVRYQEAGPKGSLWEEISAGMRRLGYNRSAKRCKEKWENINKYFKKVKESSKTRPEDSKTCPYFNQLEDLYRKKNMNNSSHVGYVEKPLPQAILQPLIKVQPDQPVFEAIERENGDKNEEDEDGESTEEEDHLDCSNDDDQDEQMGIVTNYKESSMEMVES; via the exons ATGCCTGCAGTTGATGTGCCTGCGCCTGACAGCTCATCGACTATGCTGGCGGCAGGGAGCTCCAGCGGCGAAGGCGTGGTGGGGGTAGTTCGTGAAGGCAGTCATGAAACGACTGCCGTTTTGTCAAATTCAGTCCAAGAAGACAAGGACGGCAGAGTTGATGATCTGGGGGACCGGAATTTATATGGAGGAAACCGATGGCCTCGCCAACAAACCTTGGCGCTGTTGAAGATACGGTCGCAAATGGATGCTGCTTTTCGTGACTCTAGTCTCAAAGCTCCATTATGGGAAGATGTTTCAAG GAAGCTAGGTGAGCTTGGTTATTACCGAAGTGCCAAGAAATGCAAGGAGAAATTCGAAAACGTTTATAAGTACCACAGGAGAACCAAAGAAGGCCGATCTGGgaaacaagaaggaaaaacttATCGATTTTTCGATGAACTTGAAGCTTTTGATCAACAAAACAATCACCCTTCAGTTCCACCAAAACCTCAAGTGCTCTTGTGGCCCAACAACAACCACCATCCAAACAACCCAACTGTAGTCTCTCATGTGATCACTTCTGCTGTTCCTCTTTCCTCAACACCAAACATGATGGCCACAACAAATGGTTCTCATCTAAATGGCTCTCACATCTCACCCCCACCAATAAATTCTTTGCCACCACAAGTTACAAAACCTGTGAATCTCTCTCATCAAAATCTTAATGGTTTCAAGCCAAGCTTGGCAACAAGCAATCTGTTTTCGAGTTCTACTTCGTCTACTGCCTCAGATGAAGAGTTTCAAGTTCAACAGAGCGgtaagaaaaagaggaagtgGAAGTACTTCTTCAGAAGGCTGACCAAAGAGGTGCTAGAAAAGCAAGAGAAGCTGCAGGAGAAATTCTTAGAAGCTATAGCGAAAAGTGAGCACCAACGAACAGTGAGAGAAGAAGCTTGGAGAATGCAAGAGATGGCAAGATTAGATAAAGAACATCAAATTTTAGCCCAAGAGAGATCTTCAGCAGCAGCAAAAGATGCTGCGGTTATTGAATTCTTGCAAAAAGTTTCGGGACAACAAAATGTGACGAATAATATTCAAGCGATTGAGGTCAACCGCACAATACCATCTCGGCCTCAGCCATTGCCAGTACTAATGCCACCACCGCCTCCAGCTCCGGTGGCGGTGATCACAACAAGTTTCGAGGTTCCAAGACTGGATAAAGGCGATAATTCAACTCTTCCTCCAGGGTCTACAAGATGGCCAAGAGTTGAAGTTGAGGCTTTGATAAATCTAAGGACATGTCTTGATGTGAGGTACCAAGAAGCTGGGCCTAAAGGTTCTCTTTGGGAGGAGATATCGGCGGGGATGAGGCGGCTTGGATACAATAGGAGTGCAAAGAGGTGCAAAGAGAAGTGGGAGAACATCAATAAGTACTTCAAGAAGGTGAAGGAGAGCAGCAAAACAAGGCCTGAAGATTCAAAAACATGTCCATATTTTAACCAGCTGGAGGACTTGTACAGAAAGAAGAACATGAATAATTCTAGTCATGTTGGTTATGTGGAGAAACCCCTTCCTCAAGCAATATTGCAGCCATTGATCAAGGTCCAGCCAGATCAGCCGGTCTTCGAAGCTATCGAAAGGGAAAACGGGgataaaaatgaagaagacgAAGACGGAGAAAGTACCGAGGAAGAAGATCATCTTGATTGTAGCAATGATGATGATCAAGATGAACAGATGGGGATAGTGACCAATTACAAAGAGTCATCAATGGAGATGGTGGAGTCATGA
- the LOC117637144 gene encoding trihelix transcription factor GT-2-like — MLGDSSVLGSAISRDATTTAAVAVPEGGGGDGGGGGGGSNSGEDTFRGGGGGDDLLGSGERSFGGNRWPRQETLALLQIRSDMDVAFRDASVKGPLWDEVSRKLAALGYHRSAKKCKEKFENVYKYHRRTKEGRTGKSEGKTYRFFDQLEALENQPQTPGTTHHHQAKPHHQSTMAAAAATMATMATMASTIPSSAAPHPIISNVSSQAIAAPTLNLTAPNSFPPTNPIVLPPPPPTTTNPTNNPHHHHHSTFSSSFPNISADLSTSSSTSSDEDLEGRAKRKRKWKDFFQRLMKEVIQKQEDLQKRFLEAIEKREHEKMVREEAWRMQEMARVNREREILAQERSIAAAKDAAVMSFLQKISEQQQNPNQTPPPGQSQINNNLLQLQPPPLVPPPPRQPAPQPQPQPQQPVTNFDLVPKPNNNGENNNLSSPASSSRWPKVEVQALIKLRTSLDSKYQENGPKGPLWEEISGAMRKLGYNRSSKRCKEKWENINKYFKKVKESNKRRPEDSKTCPYFHQLDSLYRERNKFDHNNVNPKPENSVPLMVRPEQQWPPPTRQQQQQDHQNMDIDHHHHDHQNQEDDHHDHQDKENIIGGDEDEEEEDDDDEEDEEEDEGDGNYEIVANKPAPVGAAAVE; from the exons ATGCTGGGGGACTCTAGTGTGTTAGGGAGCGCCATCAGCCGCGATGCTACCACCACAGCGGCTGTGGCGGTTCCTGAAGGCGGTGGAGGCGATGGCGGTGGGGGCGGTGGTGGCTCGAATTCGGGTGAGGACACTTTTAGAGGTgggggtggtggtgatgatttGTTAGGGAGTGGTGAGAGGAGCTTTGGCGGCAACCGTTGGCCTCGGCAAGAAACTCTAGCTCTCTTGCAGATACGGTCTGATATGGACGTGGCGTTTCGTGATGCAAGTGTGAAAGGTCCATTATGGGATGAGGTTTCCAG GAAGCTAGCTGCGCTTGGCTATCATCGAAGCGCCAAGAAATGTAAGGAGAAATTTGAGAACGTCTACAAGTACCACAGGAGAACCAAAGAAGGCCGGACTGGCAAGTCTGAAGGCAAGACTTATCGGTTTTTCGATCAATTAGAAGCCCTTGAAAATCAACCTCAGACACCGGGAACTACTCACCATCATCAAGCAAAGCCTCATCATCAATCTACAATGGCTGCGGCCGCGGCAACAATGGCAACAATGGCAACAATGGCAAGTACTATTCCATCATCAGCTGCACCACACCCTATAATTAGTAATGTGTCCTCTCAAGCCATTGCCGCACCAACACTCAACCTCACAGCTCCCAATTCATTCCCACCAACAAACCCTATAGTTCTTCCACCACCGCcgccaacaacaacaaaccctACGAAtaatcctcatcatcatcatcacagCACTTTCTCATCCTCTTTCCCAAATATATCCGCTGATCTTTCGACCTCTTCGTCCACCTCCTCTGACGAGGATTTGGAAGGGCGGgcgaagaggaagaggaaatgGAAGGACTTCTTCCAGAGACTAATGAAGGAGGTGATCCAAAAACAAGAGGATCTTCAGAAGAGATTCTTGGAAGCCATCGAGAAACGCGAACACGAAAAAATGGTGAGAGAAGAAGCTTGGAGAATGCAAGAGATGGCAAGAGTCAATCGAGAACGCGAGATTCTAGCCCAAGAGAGATCCATCGCAGCCGCCAAAGACGCGGCAGTCATGTCATTCTTGCAAAAGATATCCGAGCAGcagcaaaatccaaaccaaACCCCGCCACCGGGCCAATCACAAATCAATAACAATTTGCTGCAACTACAGCCACCACCACTAGTGCCTCCTCCTCCACGGCAGCCTGCACCccaaccacaaccacaaccacaacaGCCCGTGACTAATTTTGACCTTGTTCCGAAACCAAACAACAATGGGGAGAATAACAATTTGAGCTCGCCGGCAAGCTCATCAAGATGGCCAAAAGTGGAGGTACAAGCATTGATCAAGCTAAGAACGAGCCTCGATTCAAAGTACCAAGAGAACGGGCCGAAAGGGCCGCTATGGGAGGAGATCTCGGGGGCCATGAGGAAGCTTGGATACAATCGGAGTTCGAAGAGGTGCAAGGAGAAGTGGGAGAACATAAACAAGTACTTCAAGAAAGTAAAGGAGAGCAACAAGAGAAGGCCCGAGGATTCCAAGACGTGTCCCTACTTTCACCAGCTGGATAGTTTGTATAGAGAGAGGAACAAGTTTGATCACAACAATGTGAATCCTAAGCCCGAAAATTCGGTGCCTTTGATGGTGAGGCCAGAGCAGCAATGGCCACCTCCTACtcggcagcagcagcagcaagatCATCAGAACATGGAtattgatcatcatcatcatgatcaTCAGAACCAAGAAGATGATCATCATGATCATCAAGATAAGGAGAATATTATTGGtggtgatgaagatgaagaagaagaagatgatgatgatgaagaggatgaggaggaggatgagGGGGATGGGAACTATGAGATAGTGGCAAACAAGCCAGCTCCAGTGGGTGCAGCAGCAGTTGAGTGA